The DNA sequence CGGGTGTCGCTGCGCGGCGGCATGGTCGCCGCCGACGACCTCATCGGCACGCCCGAGGGCCGGATGGTGCGCAATCCAAAGGGCGAGTCGTTCCTCATGCTGCGGCCGACCTTCGCCGAGCTGATTCCCAACCTGCCGCGGCGGGCCCAGGTCATCTACCCGAAGGACATCGCGCTGATCCTGCTGTGGGGTGACATCGGCCCCGGCATGCAGGTCCTGGAGGCGGGCACCGGGCCGGGCGCTCTGACCATGGCGCTGCTGCGCGCCGTCGGGCCGAACGGCTCGCTGACCTCGTGCGAGATCCGCCCCGAGTTCATCGACATGGCGCGCGGCAACGTGGCGCAGTTCTATGGCGACGCGCCGCACTGGTCGGTGGTCGAATGCGACGTGCGGCAGGGACTCCCGCGGGGCGGGCTCGACCGCATCGTCCTCGACCTGCCGGAGCCCTGGACGGTGCTCGGCGCGGCGGCCGAGGGACTGCGACCGGGAGGCGTGCTGGTCGTCTACCTG is a window from the bacterium genome containing:
- a CDS encoding tRNA (adenine-N1)-methyltransferase translates to MVDDDDPALAAAPAGEPAPERRELLRAGESVLFIDSKDREYLKTLRPGGRVSLRGGMVAADDLIGTPEGRMVRNPKGESFLMLRPTFAELIPNLPRRAQVIYPKDIALILLWGDIGPGMQVLEAGTGPGALTMALLRAVGPNGSLTSCEIRPEFIDMARGNVAQFYGDAPHWSVVECDVRQGLPRGGLDRIVLDLPEPWTVLGAAAEGLRPGGVLVVYLPTVLQVKQVTDQAPAAGFGRVQVMESLLRPWHSRGLSIRPEHRMVAHTGFIIVCRRVV